A genomic window from Camelina sativa cultivar DH55 chromosome 2, Cs, whole genome shotgun sequence includes:
- the LOC104755706 gene encoding putative FBD-associated F-box protein At5g50270: protein MFVPRLEYNDDMYQDGEDRGRFFRFVYNSLLLHEAPVLESMCLKLGQKIGAIDIGVCVGPAVNRRARELIIEIDASITEIPVTLPRSLYTDCRMLVSLVLNNAVIVDSRTPISFPSLKTLKLTSMKYPGDDFFYKILSSCPVLEDLFVEKCIDDNVAFLVVRVSSLKVLSLLTSSGFSVLGYVN from the coding sequence AGGGGAAGATTCTTTCGGTTTGTTTACAATTCTTTGTTGTTGCATGAGGCTCCGGTTCTAGAAAGTATGTGTTTAAAACTTGGTCAGAAGATTGGTGCTATAGATATTGGAGTATGTGTTGGACCTGCTGTTAATCGCAGAGCGCGTGAGCTGATTATCGAGATTGATGCTTCGATTACTGAAATTCCAGTTACGCTTCCAAGGAGTCTGTATACAGACTGTAGAATGCTTGTGAGTTTGGTGCTAAACAATGCGGTTATCGTGGATTCTCGTACCCCGATTTCTTTCCCATCCCTCAAAACTCTGAAACTTACATCGATGAAGTACCCTGGAGATGACTTTTTCTACAAGATTTTATCTAgttgtcctgttcttgaagacttgTTTGTTGAAAAATGCATTGATGATAATGTAGCCTTTTTGGTAGTTAGAGTTTCTTCTTTAAAGGTTTTATCCTTGCTTACATCATCGGGCTTTAGCGTTTTAGGGTATGTCAACTAA
- the LOC104733181 gene encoding FBD-associated F-box protein At5g56370-like, with product MMRTDEENDNKAGFVRFVDRSLLLSMAPVIESFHIKIGRHSDADVGFWVSIAVERGLRELDFDYFECGFEPRRLPQSLFTCGTLVVLKLRNVSLVDVRFPVCFQLLKTLHLDYVLFLDDESPKTLLSSCPVLEVFHLTRDDDLDDVVTFSVMVPSLQRFFYCGGPELVMNTPSLKYLTLSEYGDKCSMIEYLPEIVEAYVQEVTCSNTDDILRSIASVKRLFLCLPSKPKFPTGSIFHRLQHLEFCTSESEWDLLMSMLQHSPKLRSLKLYEHHGCIVRDPMLHWEEPSSVPETLKFVLETFEWRKYKGWMIQKELATFILKHSRRLKIAIFSPDTTNLRKKHPLITELARLSRGSTECELVFG from the exons ATGATGAGGACAGATGAAGAGAATGATAATAAAGCGGGATTTGTACGGTTTGTGGACAGATCGTTGCTTCTTAGCATGGCCCCGGTTATAGAGAGTTTTCATATCAAGATAGGTCGACACAGCGACGCAGATGTCGGTTTTTGGGTTAGTATTGCTGTGGAACGAGGTTTGCGTGAGCTGGATTTCGATTATTTTGAATGTGGTTTCGAGCCTCGCAGATTGCCTCAGAGCTTGTTCACATGTGGAACACTCGTGGTGCTAAAACTGAGAAACGTATCTCTTGTAGATGTTCGATTCCCGGTTTGTTTTCAGTTGCTCAAAACGCTGCACCTCGACTATGTGCTTTTCCTAGACGATGAATCTCCTAAGACGCTTTTGTCAAGCTGTCCTGTTCTTGAAGTCTTCCATTTGACTCGAGACGACGACCTTGACGATGTGGTGACTTTCTCCGTTATGGTGCCTTCGTTACAAAGATTTTTCTATTGTGGAGGACCTGAGCTTGTGATGAATACGCCTTCTTTGAAGTACTTAACGCTTTCAGAGTATGGTGACAAGTGTAGTATGATTGAGTATTTGCCTGAGATTGTCGAAGCATATGTCCAGGAGGTTACATGTTCCAACACTGATGATATCCTCAGATCTATTGCATCAGTCAAACGCCTCTTCCTTTGTTTACCCTCAAAG CCTAAGTTTCCTACTGGTAGTATCTTCCACCGGCTTCAACACTTGGAGTTTTGCACTTCTGAATCAGAGTGGGATCTACTTATGTCTATGCTCCAACATTCCCCAAAACTTCGATCTCTCAAACTTTACGAG CACCATGGCTGCATTGTTCGAGATCCTATGCTTCATTGGGAGGAACCAAGCTCTGTTCCTGAAACGCTGAAGTTCgttcttgagacttttgagTGGAGAAAGTACAAGGGATGGATGATACAGAAAGAACTCGCAACGTTTATCTTGAAACATTCAAGGCGTTTAAAGATTGCGATTTTCTCCCCGGATACAACCAacttgagaaaaaaacatccTCTGATCACGGAATTG